In a single window of the Carassius carassius chromosome 26, fCarCar2.1, whole genome shotgun sequence genome:
- the zcrb1 gene encoding zinc finger CCHC-type and RNA-binding motif-containing protein 1 — protein sequence MSGGLAPSKSTVYVSNIPFSLTNSDLHKLCSKYGKVVKVTVVKDKQTRMSKGVAFVLFLDRESAHNCSRSLNNKQLFGRTVKASIAIDNGRATEFIRRRNYSDKSKCYECGDEGHLSYACPKNLLGEREPPPKKEKKKKKKLQQPEEPEPEDSEEEGEDPALDSLSQAIAFQQARIEEEEKRRKQVTEDVSQASTSEDTHKPKIKKSAYFSDEEELSD from the exons ATGAGTGGTGGATTAGCGCCCAGCAAAAGCACTGTTTATGTGTCTAACATCCCATTCTCCTTGACTAACAGCGATTTGCACAAG TTATGCTCGAAATATGGCAAGGTAGTGAA GGTTACTGTTGTCAAAGACAAGCAGACACGGATGAGTAAGGGAGTGGCGTTTGTGCTGTTCCTAGACAGAGAGTCTGCTCATAATTGCTCCCGATCACTGAACAACAAACAG ttgtttggGAGAACGGTGAAGGCCAGCATCGCCATCGACAATGGGAGAGCTACAGAATTCATCAGAAGGAGAAACTACTCCGACAAATCCAAATGTTATGAATGTGGG GACGAAGGGCACTTGAGTTACGCTTGTCCTAAAAATTTACTTGGAGAGCGAGAACCTCCAcctaaaaaggaaaagaaaaagaagaaaaagttgCAGCAGCCTGAGGAGCC AGAACCAGAGGACAGTGAGGAAGAAGGAGAGGATCCAGCACTGGACAGTTTAAGTCAGGCAATTGCTTTCCAG CAAGCACGCattgaggaggaggagaagagaagGAAGCAGGTCACAGAGGATGTGTCTCAAGCATCTACATCAGAGGACACCCACAAACCCAAGATCAAAAAGAGCGCCTACTTCAGTGACGAGGAGGAGCTCAGTGACTGA
- the pphln1 gene encoding periphilin-1: MAFRRERNLRDIYEERFQAGRVGPYPREAQGERRPPFGRPDEDYGRGFEYDGPRFYPNGAPRNYPGEDQRGYHGDSHHSFPNEHRGGPPGRRQEDFPYYRGPREEPQGGRQMDFRPSNRAGPPPNARVLGAHPPPPRSLPTIAPDAGDDTLIQAIMNLDRGEERDNLRRKAPFPPVRERSPARRDVPPSPHSRSGSSISSRSYSPERGKVHPFPPQQGKRFEEPFGPGRGPDRERPPGPSVSASRDGSPHSSVSATKEDMTMVEGPTDEVPPTVDEASSVMDDFQERRAQAIAAKAREIEKVYRQDCETFGMVVKMLVAKEPTLEKPLQNPLKENLIEIRERCLDDLKNFIAELDEVVRQPEPAV; this comes from the exons A TGGCTTTTAGGAGAGAACGAAATCTTAGAGATATTTATGAGGAACGGTTTCAAGCAGGAAGAGTg GGTCCATATCCAAGAGAAGCTCAAGGGGAAAGGAGACCACCCTTCGGGCGGCCAGACGAGGACTACGGCCGTGGCTTTGAATATGATGGCCCTCGGTTTTACCCAAATGGTGCTCCTCGCAACTACCCTGGAGAGGATCAGAGAGGTTATCATGGAGACAGCCATCACTCATTTCCAAACGAGCACAGGGGTGGACCACCCGGGCGAAGG CAAGAGGACTTCCCATACTACAGAGGGCCGAGAGAGGAGCCGCAAGGTGGACGCCAAATGGACTTCAG accgaGCAATCGTGCAGGTCCTCCCCCGAATGCTCGAGTCCTGGGTGCTCATCCTCCTCCACCCAGGTCTCTGCCTACAATAGCCCCTGATGCAGGAGACGACACCCTCATACAGGCCATAATGAACCTGGACCGGGG GGAGGAGCGGGACAACTTGAGAAGAAAGGCGCCGTTCCCTCCAGTACGTGAGCGTTCTCCAGCTCGGCGGGACGTCCCCCCTTCCCCTCACAGTCGGTCGGGGTCCAGCATAAGTAGCCGCAGCTACTCACCAGAGCGGGGCAAAGTGCATCCTTTCCCACCTCAGCAGGGGAAAA GATTTGAGGAGCCGTTCGGGCCAGGCAGGGGACCGG ACAGGGAAAGGCCCCCCGGCCCCTCTGTGAGTGCATCACGAGACGGTTCGCCCCATAGCTCCGTATCAGCCACTAAG GAGGACATGACAATGGTGGAGGGGCCCACAGATGAAGTTCCACCCACCGTAGATGAAGCTTCCTCTGTCATGGACGACTTTCAAGAGCGACGAGCTCAAGCTATTGCTGCCAAGGCTCGGGAAATTGAGAAG GTCTATCGTCAGGACTGTGAGACGTTTGGCATGGTGGTGAAGATGCTGGTGGCCAAGGAACCCACCTTAGAAAAGCCCCTGCAGAACCCACTGAAAGAGAACCTGATTGAGATCCGTGAGCGATGCCTTGATGACTTGAAAAACTTCATTGCTGAACTAGATGAAGTGGTACGACAGCCTGAACCTGCTGTCTAA